Proteins encoded together in one Lathyrus oleraceus cultivar Zhongwan6 chromosome 5, CAAS_Psat_ZW6_1.0, whole genome shotgun sequence window:
- the LOC127080054 gene encoding secreted RxLR effector protein 161-like, which translates to MNEFEMNDLGNMVYFPGVDIMYSDKGIILHQLKYELELLKIFELLNCKVVVTPTDTNHKLDFDFDGDDVDSTTFKQLVGSLRYLCNTRPDICYVVGMVSRFMSKPKWSHYQVVVRILRYIKRTMKYRVLFPSGAETGSELLSYSDFDWCGDKIDRRSTSGYLFKFLGSHIS; encoded by the coding sequence atgaatgagtttgagatgaaTGATCTAGGAAATATGGTTTATTTTCCAGGGGTGGATATTATGTACTCTGATAAAGGCATAATTTTACATCAACTGAAATATGAACTTGAACTTCTGAAGATATTTGAGTTACTGAATTGTAAAGTTGTTGTCACACCTACTGATACAAATCATAAATTGGATTTTGATTttgatggtgatgatgtagattCGACAACGTTCAAGCAATTAGTAGGGTCTTTGAGATATTTGTGTAATACTAGACCTGATATTTGTTATGTAGTTGGAATGgtgagtaggtttatgagtaaaccgaagtggtctcattaccaagtTGTTGTCAGAATTTTAAGGTATATAAAGAGAACTATGAAGTATAgagttttgttcccttctggTGCTGAAACTGGCTCAGAACTTCTGAGCTACTCAGATtttgattggtgtggagacaaaATTGATAGAAGAAGTACTTCTGGATACTTGTTTAAGTTTTTGGGAAGTCATATTTCTTGa